Within Leptotrichia hongkongensis, the genomic segment TTATAAAAAATATTGCTAAAATTCCTAAAACTGAAAATACTGTTTTTTTAGTTATCATAAAATTTTTCTTTTCAATTGTTTTATTTTCTCTCTAATTTTGAGATTTATAACTTTTCTATTTATTTCTTAATCAGCAACTGCACTTACTTCTATTTCTATCATCAATTCCTTATCAATTAATGAAGACACCTCTACCATTGTTGCAACTGGTTTAATGTCCTTAAAAAATTCTCCATGTGCTTTTCCATATTCTTCCCATTTTGAAATATCTGTAACAAACATTCTTGTTCTAATAACGTTTTTTAACCCCAATCCTTCCTTTTCAAGAACTTTTTTTATATTTTCAAGAATATATTTTGTCTGTTCATAGGCATTTCCTGCTGCATAAGGCTTTCCATCCTTAACGGCTGTTGTTCCTGCTATTTCAAAAATATTTCCTATCCTTACTGCTCTCGAATATCCTACAATGTCCTCCCATGGAGAATTTCCGCTTATATTTTTTCTCATTAATTTAACTCCTTCCGAATTCTCATACTTATCTTATTTTTCAATAATAGCATTCATATTCTGTGTTTCAAAAAGTTTATAATAAATTTTCTAAGTATGCATCTCCGCTTCAACATCCTCAATACTTTTTTCAGGCTGTACAAGCCATTCCAGTGCCAATCTTCTGAAATGAATAATACTTTCATCATAAGGGAATTTCTTATTATTATGATTTTCAGGACGTATTCTCAGTTCCACTGCACTCCAGTTAAGTCTGTACAAATAATCAAGCATATCCATTATTTCATCTTTTGAACGTAATTCTGCTTTATTCATCAATGTTTCTAAATCATTTTCCATGAAATATTCTATTGTTCCCTTAACATCACAAATTGTATTCAGATCTGTTAATTCTTGTAATGATAAAGCCCATAGCAGTACTGGTGGACATTCATAACGCCAATTATATTCTGAATTTATTCTTACATCATCTGTATATTTTTCAAGATAATTTTTTTCTTCATTAGTCAAAACTTCTTTAATTCCGTATTGTTTTTCAAATATTTCCAAAAACTCTTTGATTTTTTCTTTGGCATTTTCCTGCATTTCATTATAAAGTTCTGATGC encodes:
- a CDS encoding RidA family protein, whose translation is MRKNISGNSPWEDIVGYSRAVRIGNIFEIAGTTAVKDGKPYAAGNAYEQTKYILENIKKVLEKEGLGLKNVIRTRMFVTDISKWEEYGKAHGEFFKDIKPVATMVEVSSLIDKELMIEIEVSAVAD